TGCTCGTCGTGACCGGCCTCTACCTCCTGTTCACCTCCCGAGGAAGGAGCGCCACCGATGCCTAGGCACACCCAGGCGGTGCAGTCCCGGTCGCCCATGGCACCCCCCAAGTCGTTCCTGGTGAGCCGGCTGGTGTTCCTGACGCTCCTCACCGGGTTCGTCCTGCTGCCGGTGTACGTCATGATCTCCAGTTCGCTGAAGCCGCTGCAGGACGTGTCGGGGAAGTTCCAGTGGATCCCCTCCGGCCTGACCGTCCAGCCGTACTTCGACATCTGGAAGACCGTCCCCCTCGGCGACTACTTCATGAACTCGCTGATCGTGGCCGGTTCGGCGACCGTCTTCTCCGTCGTCATCGCGATCTTCGCGGCCTACGCCGTCAGCCGCTATTCCTTCCGCGGCAAGCGGGTCTTCACCGTCACGGTGCTGTCGACGCAGATGTTCCCCGGCATCCTCTTCCTGCTGCCGCTGTTCCTCATCTACGTCAACATCGGCAATGCCACCGGGATCGCGCTGTTCGGCTCGCGCGCCGGGCTGATCCTCACGTACCTGACGTTCTCGCTGCCGTTCTCGATCTGGATGCTGATCGGGTACTTCGACTCGGTCCCCAGGGACCTCGACGAGGCCGCCAAGGTCGACGGCTGCGGTCCCCTCGGCGCCCTCTTCCGCGTCATCGTGCCCGCCGCGATCCCCGGCATCGTCGCCGTCGCCGTCTACGCCTTCATGACGGCCTGGGGCGAGGTGCTGTTCGCCTCGGTGATGACCAACGACGCGACCCGCACCCTCGCGGTGGGCCTGCAGGGCTACTCGACACAGAACGACGTGTACTGGAACCAGGTCATGGCCGCCTCGCTCGTCGTGAGCCTGCCCGTCGTCGGCGGATTCCTCCTCCTCCAGCGCTACCTCGTCACCGGGCTGACCGCCGGCGCGGTCAAGTAGCGCCTCCTCCCATGATCTTCGAAAGGTCTGCTGTGTCGGATTCCATTGACCTCGGCGCCTTCCCCCAGGACTTCGCCTGGGGCACGGCCACTTCCGCGTACCAGATAGAGGGAGCCGTCAAGGAGGACGGCCGCGGGCCGTCCATCTGGGACACGTTCTCCCATACCCCCGGCAAGATCGACAACGGTGACACAGGCGACGAGGCCTGCGACCACTACCACCGGTGGCCCGAGGACATC
This genomic interval from Streptomyces sp. NBC_00193 contains the following:
- a CDS encoding carbohydrate ABC transporter permease, which codes for MAPPKSFLVSRLVFLTLLTGFVLLPVYVMISSSLKPLQDVSGKFQWIPSGLTVQPYFDIWKTVPLGDYFMNSLIVAGSATVFSVVIAIFAAYAVSRYSFRGKRVFTVTVLSTQMFPGILFLLPLFLIYVNIGNATGIALFGSRAGLILTYLTFSLPFSIWMLIGYFDSVPRDLDEAAKVDGCGPLGALFRVIVPAAIPGIVAVAVYAFMTAWGEVLFASVMTNDATRTLAVGLQGYSTQNDVYWNQVMAASLVVSLPVVGGFLLLQRYLVTGLTAGAVK